The proteins below come from a single Terriglobia bacterium genomic window:
- a CDS encoding phosphoesterase — translation MKVRVFYHGKCFDGTASAALFSRFYAERIHPGADFQFTGLVHRAGALFDENDFTGDENAIVDFKYSASPKITWWFDHHQSAFLTPQDADHYRRNSQAQKFYDPEFKSCTKFLSQIAQEKFGFDPRPVAELIQWADVIDGAQFDSPQQAVEMAEPAMKLTMVIESTSDPLLPPQLIPCLVREPLAQVIQEPFVAALVPPLLQRHRLSIDILRKRSECKEGTVYFDIADQDLEGYNKFIPYYLHPQSVYSVGLSSSSFRTKVSVGSNPWTTEQNMVNLAKICERYGGGGHARVGAISFPPNQAETARQAAGEIVAELRASRRK, via the coding sequence TTGAAAGTCAGGGTTTTTTATCACGGCAAGTGTTTTGACGGGACGGCTTCGGCTGCTTTGTTTTCCCGTTTTTATGCGGAACGAATTCACCCCGGCGCTGACTTTCAATTCACCGGGCTGGTGCATCGCGCCGGCGCCCTGTTCGATGAAAACGACTTCACCGGCGATGAAAACGCCATCGTTGATTTCAAGTATTCGGCTTCGCCCAAAATCACCTGGTGGTTTGACCATCATCAGAGCGCTTTTCTCACCCCGCAGGACGCCGACCACTATCGCCGCAATAGCCAGGCGCAAAAGTTTTACGATCCCGAATTCAAGTCTTGCACCAAGTTCCTGTCCCAGATCGCACAGGAGAAATTCGGCTTTGATCCGCGTCCGGTGGCTGAATTGATCCAGTGGGCTGACGTGATTGACGGCGCCCAATTTGATTCGCCCCAGCAAGCAGTGGAGATGGCCGAGCCGGCCATGAAGCTGACCATGGTGATTGAATCCACCAGTGACCCGCTGCTTCCGCCCCAACTGATTCCGTGCCTGGTGCGGGAACCGCTGGCCCAGGTGATTCAAGAGCCCTTCGTTGCGGCGCTGGTCCCCCCGCTGCTGCAGCGTCATCGCCTTTCCATAGACATTCTGCGCAAACGGTCAGAGTGCAAAGAGGGCACCGTTTATTTCGACATCGCTGACCAGGACCTTGAAGGCTATAACAAATTCATTCCGTACTACCTGCATCCTCAGTCCGTGTATAGCGTGGGCTTGAGCAGCAGCAGCTTCCGGACGAAAGTCTCCGTCGGCTCCAATCCCTGGACAACCGAGCAGAACATGGTCAACCTGGCCAAGATTTGCGAGCGCTACGGCGGCGGCGGGCACGCCCGCGTAGGCGCCATTTCCTTCCCGCCGAACCAAGCTGAAACCGCGCGCCAGGCTGCAGGCGAAATCGTCGCCGAACTGCGCGCCTCCCGGCGCAAATAA
- a CDS encoding prepilin-type N-terminal cleavage/methylation domain-containing protein, which produces MSENQVGGPPAVTAFAERDNRARGMRGFSMVELLIVVVLLAIIAGITFIFVTPVLKQMRVDSAYSTTMSAMDTARSRATTMRRTYAVTFTLPGTITVTDAQDATVPPILTATLPDDVAFDAEKGIPATTATAPDRLGNGQPDGPVCFDIGVTVNCSFTFLFYPDGSARDAAGNVNNGVIYIARPTELMSSRAITLFGLSGRIRGWRLAKTVPAGVTYWRQQ; this is translated from the coding sequence ATGTCGGAAAACCAAGTCGGCGGACCGCCAGCAGTGACGGCTTTCGCCGAGAGAGATAACCGGGCGCGCGGCATGCGCGGGTTCAGCATGGTCGAATTGCTGATAGTGGTGGTGCTGTTGGCCATCATAGCCGGCATCACGTTCATCTTCGTGACCCCGGTTCTCAAGCAAATGCGCGTGGACAGTGCCTACAGTACGACCATGTCGGCGATGGACACAGCGCGCTCGCGCGCAACGACGATGCGGCGAACCTACGCCGTCACCTTCACGTTGCCGGGCACCATCACGGTCACCGACGCGCAGGATGCAACCGTACCGCCGATTCTCACGGCCACGCTGCCCGACGATGTTGCTTTTGACGCGGAGAAAGGCATTCCCGCCACCACCGCGACGGCGCCCGACCGGTTGGGCAACGGACAGCCTGACGGCCCGGTGTGCTTTGACATCGGCGTAACCGTGAACTGCTCCTTCACCTTCCTTTTTTATCCTGACGGCTCCGCTCGTGATGCCGCCGGGAACGTCAACAACGGAGTGATCTACATTGCCCGGCCCACGGAACTGATGAGTTCCCGCGCCATCACCTTGTTTGGACTCTCCGGCCGTATCCGCGGCTGGCGGCTCGCCAAGACGGTCCCCGCGGGCGTCACATACTGGAGGCAACAATGA
- a CDS encoding prepilin-type N-terminal cleavage/methylation domain-containing protein: MHRATSNSSRGFTLVELLVALGLGVMVVGAAVSLFKKGSDVTTVTSQRSQLQTDLRAAEAMLVRDISMAGAGMPSGGIPVPSTAPLPRYGCDLTAVCYVVANFPSFATVPVTPNTAYYVLPGPGKGPVITPGQPATDTITVIYADNAFLLNDYNVTFNAAGTVATFAPPVPLPAPPPQAVNDPVVGLRTGDVVMFQNTKGTALAVVTGNVAVAGLNFTAPFANGDVLRLNNSAAGSRSIPSILAGTNTQASRIWIITYYLDTTVDAGGSVTARLMRQVNTQPPVPLADNIVNLKFTYDAYDINGVLQAELPDAGASNVPPVTPNMIQKVNLAALTGRSPFRGTQGFQGLSLQTQISVRNLSFKDRYQ; the protein is encoded by the coding sequence ATGCATCGTGCAACTTCAAATTCGAGCCGCGGTTTCACCTTGGTAGAACTGTTGGTTGCTTTAGGACTAGGCGTGATGGTGGTGGGCGCGGCCGTGTCCTTGTTCAAAAAGGGCAGCGACGTAACCACCGTGACGTCGCAACGAAGCCAGTTGCAGACCGATCTGCGCGCCGCTGAGGCCATGTTAGTCAGAGATATCAGCATGGCCGGCGCGGGCATGCCTTCGGGCGGAATCCCGGTACCGAGCACGGCGCCATTGCCGCGCTATGGCTGCGACCTTACCGCCGTATGCTACGTCGTCGCCAACTTCCCAAGTTTCGCTACGGTCCCGGTTACTCCCAATACTGCGTATTACGTGCTTCCCGGGCCGGGCAAGGGGCCAGTGATCACACCTGGACAGCCAGCGACCGATACCATCACCGTCATCTACGCCGACAACGCCTTTTTGCTGAACGACTACAACGTGACCTTCAATGCGGCAGGAACCGTGGCCACCTTTGCCCCGCCAGTGCCGCTGCCCGCCCCGCCGCCGCAGGCCGTCAATGATCCGGTGGTTGGATTGAGGACCGGCGACGTGGTGATGTTCCAAAATACAAAAGGGACGGCGCTGGCGGTGGTCACCGGAAACGTTGCGGTGGCCGGGCTAAACTTCACGGCGCCTTTTGCCAACGGAGATGTCCTGCGCCTCAACAACAGCGCAGCCGGATCGCGCAGCATCCCCAGCATTCTGGCCGGCACCAACACGCAGGCGTCGCGCATCTGGATCATCACGTATTACCTGGACACCACCGTGGACGCCGGCGGAAGCGTCACCGCGCGTCTGATGCGGCAAGTCAACACGCAGCCGCCCGTGCCCCTGGCTGACAATATCGTCAATCTGAAATTCACCTACGACGCGTACGACATCAACGGCGTACTGCAAGCCGAACTTCCGGATGCGGGCGCGAGCAACGTGCCGCCGGTAACTCCCAACATGATTCAGAAAGTCAATCTTGCCGCCCTGACGGGGCGCAGCCCGTTCCGCGGGACGCAAGGGTTCCAGGGCTTGAGTCTGCAAACCCAGATCAGCGTACGCAATTTGAGCTTTAAAGACCGGTACCAGTAA
- a CDS encoding type II toxin-antitoxin system RelE/ParE family toxin has translation MKRRYVLAPEAAHDLAQIWRYIKEQSNRSIADRVEGVIRDRIVFLSENPGAGHSRKNLTDSAVKFFPVYSYLIVYRSESKPLQVVSILHGRRELERILKDRL, from the coding sequence ATGAAGCGGCGCTACGTTCTTGCGCCAGAAGCCGCACACGATCTTGCCCAGATCTGGCGATATATCAAGGAACAAAGCAACAGATCAATCGCCGACCGGGTTGAAGGTGTCATTCGAGACAGGATCGTCTTTCTGTCAGAAAACCCCGGCGCCGGACATTCGCGCAAGAATTTGACAGACAGCGCGGTGAAATTCTTTCCAGTCTATTCTTACCTCATCGTCTACCGGTCCGAGAGCAAGCCGTTGCAGGTGGTATCCATTCTCCACGGCCGTCGGGAGTTGGAGAGGATTTTGAAAGATCGTCTCTGA
- a CDS encoding DUF2277 domain-containing protein yields MCRNIKTLFNFDPPVTDEEVRAASLQFVRKISGFNKPSKANEAAFEAAIEEIAGVAGRLLRSLETTAPPKSREEEAAKARARAAERFGGANSN; encoded by the coding sequence ATGTGCAGAAACATCAAAACGCTTTTTAACTTCGATCCGCCGGTCACGGACGAAGAGGTGCGGGCGGCTTCGCTGCAGTTCGTGAGGAAAATCAGCGGGTTCAACAAGCCGTCAAAGGCCAACGAAGCCGCGTTTGAGGCGGCCATTGAGGAGATCGCCGGCGTGGCAGGCCGGCTTCTCCGTTCATTGGAGACGACGGCGCCGCCGAAGAGTCGCGAAGAAGAAGCTGCCAAGGCGAGGGCGCGGGCGGCAGAGAGATTTGGCGGAGCAAATAGCAATTAG